A stretch of the Argentina anserina chromosome 6, drPotAnse1.1, whole genome shotgun sequence genome encodes the following:
- the LOC126800837 gene encoding leucine-rich repeat receptor-like tyrosine-protein kinase PXC3, translated as MALLWWLLPFLVGFLFKSQTQLAGAQLHDQTTLLAISEELGGLPGWGGVNNSDYCSWPGISCGLNHSMVERLDLSHHDLRGNVTIISGLKALKRLDLSFNGFHGSIPAAFGDLSLLEFLDMSLNKFEGLIPLELGNLRNLRSLNLSNNLLVGQIPDGIKFLRQLEDFQISSNNLNGSIPLWVGNLTNLRVFTAYENQLGGKIPDNLGSVSDLESLNLHSNWLEGPIPTSIFASGKLEFLVLTQNRLSGEIPTEIGSCSSLSSIRIGNNDLIGSIPHTIGNISGLTYFEADNNNLSGVIVPEFSNCSNLTLLNLASNGFTGRIPPELGQLMNLQELILSSNSLFGEIPKSILGCKNLNKLDLSNNRINGTLPNDICNMSRLQYLLLSQNSIRGEIPHEIGNCVKLLELQMGRNYLTGNVPPEIGRIKNLQIALNLSFNHLRGPLPPEFGKLDKLVSLDVSNNQLSDIIPPAFKGMMSLIEVNFSNNLFTGPVPTFVPFQKSPNSSFLGNKGLCGEPLSSSCGYSGDHDNYHHRVSYRIILAVIGSGLTIFVSVTVVVLLFMMRERQEKEEKAAETEDEGANNLPVIVAGNVFVENLRQAIDLDCAVKATMKDSNKVSTGTFSTVYKAVMPSGLIVSVKRLKSMDRTIVHHQNKMIRELERLSKLCHDNLVRPIGFVIYEDVALLLHHYLPYGTLCQLLHESSKKPEYQPDWPTRLSIAIGVAEGLAFLHNVAIIHLDISSGNVLLDANSKPLVGEIEISKLLDPSRGTASISAVAGSFGYIPPEYAYTMQVTAPGNVYSYGVILLEILTTKLPVDEAFDEGVDLVKWVHNAPMRGETPEQILDATLSTVSFGWRKEMLAALKIALLCTDSIPAKRPKMKKIVEMLQEIK; from the exons ATGGCATTGCTGTGGTGGCTGCTGCCTTTTCTAGTTGGGTTCTTATTTAAGTCTCAGACTCAGCTTGCGGGTGCTCAGCTTCATGATCAGACCACATTGTTAGCCATCAGTGAAGAGCTTGGAGGACTGCCTGGGTGGGGAGGTGTGAACAACTCAGACTACTGTTCTTGGCCTGGCATTAGCTGCGGTTTGAACCATTCAATGGTTGAAAGGCTTGATCTTTCTCATCATGACCTTCGAGGTAATGTGACTATCATTTCTGGGCTCAAAGCTTTGAAGAGGCTTGACCTCTCTTTTAATGGTTTCCATGGTTCCATTCCTGCTGCTTTTGGGGATTTGTCTCTGCTTGAGTTTCTTGATATGTCTTTGAATAAGTTTGAAGGTTTGATTCCACTAGAGTTGGGTAACCTCAGAAACCTTAGATCTTTGAACTTGTCCAATAATTTGCTTGTAGGCCAAATACCAGATGGTATTAAGTTCCTACGTCAGTTAGAGGATTTTCAAATATCTAGTAATAATCTGAATGGTTCTATCCCACTTTGGGTGGGCAATTTGaccaatttgagagtttttacTGCCTATGAGAATCAATTGGGGGGCAAAATTCCAGATAATCTAGGCTCAGTTTCTGACCTTGAATCGTTGAATCTACATTCCAACTGGCTAGAAGGCCCAATTCCGACGAGCATATTTGCTTCAGGGAAGCTGGAATTTTTAGTTCTGACCCAAAACAGATTGAGTGGAGAAATTCCAACAGAAATAGGAAGCTGCAGTAGCCTTTCTAGTATCCGAATTGGGAACAATGATCTTATAGGTAGCATTCCTCACACTATTGGGAATATTAGTGGCCTAACGTACTTTGAAGCTGACAACAACAATCTTTCTGGTGTCATTGTTCCAGAATTTTCCAATTGCTCAAATCTTACCCTCCTGAATTTAGCCTCAAATGGATTTACTGGTAGGATACCTCCAGAGCTTGGACAGCTGATGAATCTGCAGGAGCTAATTCTCTCTAGTAACAGTCTGTTTGGAGAAATTCCCAAATCAATTCTCGGGTGCAAGAATCTTAACAAGCTGGATCTCAGCAACAACAGAATCAATGGTACCTTACCAAATGATATCTGTAACATGTCAAGATTGCAATACTTGCTACTGAGCCAGAATTCGATAAGGGGGGAGATACCTCATGAGATTGGGAACTGTGTTAAATTGCTTGAGCTGCAAATGGGAAGAAACTATTTGACCGGTAATGTCCCTCCTGAAATTGGTCGTATCAAAAACTTGCAAATAGCTTTAAATTTGAGCTTCAATCATCTCCGCGGGCCTCTTCCCCCTGAGTTTGGTAAACTTGATaagctagtttctcttgatgTCTCTAATAATCAGCTTTCCGATATAATTCCACCTGCATTCAAGGGAATGATGAGCTTGATTGAGGTTAATTTCTCAAACAATCTGTTCACTGGTCCAGTACCTACATTTGTACCATTCCAGAAAAGTCCAAATTCAAGTTTTCTGGGAAATAAAGGGCTATGTGGTGAACCACTGAGCTCCTCATGTGGATACAGTGGTGACCATGACAACTACCATCACAGGGTATCTTACAGGATCATACTCGCAGTTATTGGCTCTGGTTTGACCATTTTTGTCTCAGTAACTGTAGTTGTTCTGCTGTTTATGATGAGAGAGAGACAAGAGAAGGAAGAGAAAGCTGCTGAGACTGAAGATGAAGGCGCCAACAACCTACCAGTGATAGTAGCAGGGAATGTTTTTGTTGAGAATCTCAGACAAGCAATTGATCTCGACTGTGCTGTTAAAGCAACAATGAAGGATTCAAACAAGGTCAGTACTGGGACTTTTAGCACTGTTTACAAGGCTGTAATGCCATCTGGATTGATAGTATCAGTGAAGCGACTAAAGTCCATGGACAGGACAATAGTTCATCACCAGAACAAGATGATTAGAGAGCTTGAAAGGCTGAGTAAGCTCTGCCATGATAACCTTGTGCGCCCTATTGGGTTTGTTATTTATGAAGATGTAGCTCTTTTGCTACATCATTACTTGCCCTATGGGACATTGTGCCAGCTTCTTCATGAGTCTTCCAAGAAACCTGAATATCAACCTGACTGGCCAACAAGACTATCTATTGCCATTGGAGTAGCAGAAGGGTTGGCTTTTCTTCATAATGTGGCCATTATCCACCTTGATATTTCTTCTGGCAATGTTCTTTTGGATGCTAACTCTAAGCCTCTGGTTGGAGagattgaaatttcaaagctGTTGGATCCGTCCAGAGGCACAGCCAGTATTAGTGCGGTTGCTGGCTCCTTTGGTTATATTCCTCCAG AATATGCATATACAATGCAAGTTACAGCTCCTGGCAATGTTTATAGCTATGGCGTTATTTTGCTGGAGATCCTCACTACCAAATTGCCAGTAGATGAGGCCTTTGATGAGGGAGTAGATTTGGTGAAGTGGGTGCATAATGCTCCCATGAGAGGGGAAACCCCAGAGCAGATTCTTGACGCAACGCTCAGTACTGTTTCCTTTGGTTGGAGGAAAGAAATGCTTGCAGCATTGAAGATTGCATTACTCTGCACTGACAGCATCCCGGCCAAACGGccaaaaatgaagaagattgTGGAAATGCTTCAAGAAATAAAGTGA
- the LOC126800835 gene encoding leucine-rich repeat receptor-like tyrosine-protein kinase PXC3, protein MALLWWLLPFLVGFLFKSQTQLAGAQLHDQTTLLAISEELGGLPGWGGVNNSDYCSWPGISCGLNHSMVERLDLSHHDLRGNVTIISGLKALKRLDLSFNGFHGSIPAAFGDLSLLEFLDMSLNKFEGLIPLELGNLRNLRSLNLSNNLLVGQIPDGIKFLRQLEDFQISSNNLNGSIPLWVGNLTNLRVFTAYENQLGGKIPDNLGSVSYLESLNLHSNWLEGPIPTSIFASGKLEFLVLTQNRLSGEIPTEIGSCSSLSSIRIGNNDLIGSIPHTIGNISGLTYFEADNNNLSGVIVPEFSNCSNLTLLNLASNGFTGRIPPELGQLMNLQELILSSNSLFGEIPKSILGCKNLNKLDLSNNRINGTLPNDICNMSRLQYLLLSQNSIRGEIPHEIGNCVKLLELQMGRNYLTGNVPPEIGRIKNLQIALNLSFNHLRGPLPPELGKLDKLVSLDVSNNQLSDIIPPAFKGMMSLIEVNFSNNLFTGPVPTFVPFQKSPNSSFLGNKGLCGEPLSSSCGYSGDHDNYHHRVSYRIILAVIGSGLTIFVSVTVVVLLFMMRERQEKEEKAAETEDEGANNLPVIVAGNVFVENLRQAIDLDCAVKATMKDSNKVSTGTFSTVYKAVMPSGLIVSVKRLKSMDRTIVHHQNKMIRELERLSKLCHDNLVRPIGFVIYEDVALLLHHYLPYGTLCQLLHESSKKPEYQPDWPTRLSIAIGVAEGLAFLHNVAIIHLDISSGNVLLDANSKPLVGEIEISKLLDPSRGTASISAVAGSFGYIPPEYAYTMQVTAPGNVYSYGVILLEILTTKLPVDEAFDEGVDLVKWVHNAPMRGETPEQILDATLSTVSFGWRKEMLAALKIALLCTDSIPAKRPKMKKIVEMLQEIK, encoded by the exons ATGGCATTGCTGTGGTGGCTGCTGCCTTTTCTAGTTGGGTTCTTATTTAAGTCTCAGACTCAGCTTGCGGGTGCTCAGCTTCATGATCAGACCACATTGTTAGCCATCAGTGAAGAGCTTGGAGGACTGCCTGGGTGGGGAGGTGTGAACAACTCAGACTACTGTTCTTGGCCTGGCATTAGCTGCGGTTTGAACCATTCAATGGTTGAAAGGCTTGATCTTTCTCATCATGACCTTCGAGGTAATGTGACTATCATTTCTGGGCTCAAAGCTTTGAAGAGGCTTGACCTCTCTTTTAATGGTTTCCATGGTTCCATTCCTGCTGCTTTTGGGGATTTGTCTCTGCTTGAGTTTCTTGATATGTCTTTGAATAAGTTTGAAGGTTTGATTCCACTAGAGTTGGGTAACCTCAGAAACCTTAGATCTTTGAACTTGTCCAATAATTTGCTTGTAGGCCAAATACCAGATGGTATTAAGTTCCTACGTCAGTTAGAGGATTTTCAAATATCTAGTAATAATCTGAATGGTTCTATCCCACTTTGGGTGGGCAATTTGaccaatttgagagtttttacTGCCTATGAGAATCAATTGGGGGGCAAAATTCCAGATAATCTAGGCTCAGTTTCTTACCTTGAATCGTTGAATCTACATTCCAACTGGCTAGAAGGCCCAATTCCGACGAGCATATTTGCTTCAGGGAAGCTGGAATTTTTAGTTCTGACCCAAAACAGATTGAGTGGAGAAATTCCAACAGAAATAGGAAGCTGCAGTAGCCTTTCTAGTATCCGAATTGGGAACAATGATCTTATAGGTAGCATTCCTCACACGATTGGGAATATTAGTGGCCTAACGTACTTTGAAGCTGACAACAACAATCTTTCTGGTGTCATTGTTCCAGAATTTTCCAATTGCTCAAATCTTACCCTCCTGAATTTAGCCTCAAATGGATTTACTGGTAGGATACCTCCAGAGCTTGGACAGCTGATGAATCTGCAGGAGCTAATTCTCTCTAGTAACAGTCTGTTTGGAGAAATTCCCAAATCAATTCTCGGGTGCAAGAATCTTAACAAGCTGGATCTCAGCAACAACAGAATCAATGGTACCTTACCAAATGATATCTGTAACATGTCAAGATTGCAATACTTGCTACTGAGCCAGAATTCGATAAGGGGGGAGATACCTCATGAGATTGGGAACTGTGTTAAATTGCTTGAGCTGCAAATGGGAAGAAACTATTTGACCGGTAATGTCCCTCCTGAAATTGGTCGTATCAAAAACTTGCAAATAGCTTTAAATTTGAGCTTCAATCATCTCCGCGGGCCTCTTCCCCCTGAGTTAGGTAAACTTGATaagctagtttctcttgatgTCTCTAATAATCAGCTTTCCGATATAATTCCACCTGCATTCAAGGGAATGATGAGCTTGATTGAGGTTAATTTCTCAAACAATCTGTTCACTGGTCCAGTACCTACATTTGTACCATTCCAGAAAAGTCCAAATTCAAGTTTTCTGGGAAATAAAGGGCTATGTGGTGAACCACTGAGCTCCTCATGTGGATACAGTGGTGACCATGACAACTACCATCACAGGGTATCTTACAGGATCATACTCGCAGTTATTGGCTCTGGTTTGACCATTTTTGTCTCAGTAACTGTAGTTGTTCTGCTGTTTATGATGAGAGAGAGACAAGAGAAGGAAGAGAAAGCTGCTGAGACTGAAGATGAAGGCGCCAACAACCTACCAGTGATAGTAGCAGGGAATGTTTTTGTTGAGAATCTCAGACAAGCAATTGATCTCGACTGTGCTGTTAAAGCAACAATGAAGGATTCAAACAAGGTCAGTACTGGGACTTTTAGCACTGTTTACAAGGCTGTAATGCCATCTGGATTGATAGTATCAGTGAAGCGACTAAAGTCCATGGACAGGACAATAGTTCATCACCAGAACAAGATGATTAGAGAGCTTGAAAGGCTGAGTAAGCTCTGCCATGATAACCTTGTGCGCCCTATTGGGTTTGTTATTTATGAAGATGTAGCTCTTTTGCTACATCATTACTTGCCCTATGGGACATTGTGCCAGCTTCTTCATGAGTCTTCCAAGAAACCTGAATATCAACCTGACTGGCCAACAAGACTATCTATTGCCATTGGAGTAGCAGAAGGGTTGGCTTTTCTTCATAATGTGGCCATTATCCACCTTGATATTTCTTCTGGCAATGTTCTTTTGGATGCTAACTCTAAGCCTCTGGTCGGAGagattgaaatttcaaagctGTTGGATCCGTCCAGAGGCACAGCCAGTATTAGTGCGGTTGCTGGCTCCTTTGGTTATATTCCTCCAG AATATGCATATACAATGCAAGTTACAGCTCCTGGAAATGTTTATAGCTATGGCGTTATTTTGCTGGAGATCCTCACTACCAAATTGCCAGTAGATGAGGCCTTTGATGAGGGAGTAGATTTGGTGAAGTGGGTGCATAATGCTCCCATGAGAGGGGAAACCCCAGAGCAGATTCTTGACGCAACGCTCAGTACTGTTTCCTTTGGTTGGAGGAAAGAAATGCTTGCAGCATTGAAGATTGCATTACTCTGCACTGACAGCATCCCGGCCAAACGGccaaaaatgaagaagattgTGGAAATGCTTCAAGAAATAAAGTGA